Proteins encoded together in one Archangium lipolyticum window:
- a CDS encoding extracellular solute-binding protein, whose protein sequence is MRTLNWMMVLGAAVGPMLGCGTPDPQPQPQPQPRTQLRVPLYSYIPDAAGDGLKAMSARIEADFELQHPDVDLVVNPSCFKDDLYEPTQLASSLQGQGECAYDLVETDTMLLGELVATGAVRPWSALPEGVNWHPAGVKASTLEGKLYGVPHWLCTHYVISRDEAVSNARTVDELVQLLASRKTPEMDVAGNLLGSWNLPSLYLDAWSDTHGPEQIQSAVTTERYDTQVIAGMRSLAQACETPAGNPCLDGTFDADANIDLPATLFAEGKADVTLGYSERLHTILKKLPSAADRQQLRISPAPLGAGSQTLLFTDSFFLGAQCTGECEKAAMAFVSYMSQPSTYAWILLSEDAPATGRVPRYLMPANLDAYQAPGLKEDPLYQRIDTTTRIASPFPNSGVLGIRKTMRDHLVQELTKAP, encoded by the coding sequence ATGCGAACCCTGAATTGGATGATGGTCCTCGGCGCGGCCGTGGGGCCGATGTTGGGCTGCGGGACGCCGGATCCGCAGCCGCAGCCGCAACCTCAGCCCCGGACCCAGCTGCGGGTGCCGCTCTACTCGTACATTCCGGATGCGGCGGGAGATGGCCTCAAGGCCATGTCCGCCCGCATCGAGGCCGACTTCGAGCTTCAGCACCCGGACGTGGATCTGGTGGTGAACCCCTCGTGCTTCAAGGATGACCTCTACGAGCCCACCCAGCTCGCGAGCTCCCTCCAGGGACAGGGGGAGTGCGCCTACGATCTCGTCGAGACGGACACGATGCTCCTGGGAGAGCTCGTCGCCACCGGAGCGGTCCGTCCCTGGTCGGCGCTGCCGGAGGGCGTGAACTGGCACCCCGCGGGCGTCAAGGCCTCGACGCTGGAGGGCAAGCTGTACGGCGTGCCTCACTGGCTGTGCACGCACTACGTCATTTCGCGCGACGAGGCCGTGAGCAACGCCCGCACGGTGGATGAGCTGGTCCAGCTGCTCGCTTCACGCAAGACGCCGGAGATGGACGTGGCGGGCAACCTGCTGGGCAGCTGGAACCTGCCCTCGCTCTACCTCGACGCCTGGTCGGATACCCACGGCCCCGAGCAGATCCAATCGGCCGTCACCACGGAGCGCTATGACACGCAGGTGATTGCCGGAATGAGGTCCCTCGCCCAGGCCTGCGAGACCCCGGCGGGCAATCCCTGCCTCGATGGGACCTTCGACGCCGACGCGAACATCGATCTGCCCGCGACGCTCTTCGCGGAGGGCAAGGCCGACGTGACGCTGGGCTACTCGGAGCGGCTGCACACCATCTTGAAGAAGCTGCCCTCGGCGGCGGACCGTCAGCAGCTGCGCATCTCCCCCGCTCCGCTGGGCGCGGGCAGCCAGACCCTGCTGTTCACCGACTCCTTCTTCCTCGGGGCCCAGTGCACCGGCGAGTGCGAGAAGGCGGCCATGGCGTTCGTGAGCTACATGAGCCAGCCGAGCACGTACGCGTGGATCCTCCTCAGCGAGGACGCTCCCGCCACCGGGCGCGTGCCGCGCTACCTCATGCCCGCGAACCTGGATGCCTATCAGGCGCCTGGATTGAAGGAGGATCCCCTCTACCAGCGCATCGACACCACCACGCGCATCGCCTCTCCGTTCCCCAACAGCGGCGTGCTGGGGATCCGCAAGACGATGAGGGATCACCTCGTCCAGGAGCTCACGAAGGCCCCCTGA
- a CDS encoding MFS transporter: protein MASPDAPSAPPSVFQYRDFRFYQLARLCAVLAVQIESVAIGWQVYELTGSALALGYTGLAQFLPFLVFALVGGQVADRVDRRAIIVVCQSVMLLCSLLLLSFTLGHVSDVRFVYGVLVLFGTARAFYSPASSALVPRLVPPEALTRAVAINSTTWQVATIAGPAVGGLLYGWGGAKGAYIGSALLCALSVLWMLSLKVRTGQSSREPFSFSTLLAGFHFVRRQRLLLGSITLDLFAVLLGGAVALLPIYARDVLHTGPWGMGLLRSAPAVGAALVAVFLASRPLGGRAGWKMFISVAIFGAATLVFGVSRSLPLSVVALAIAGAADMVSVVVRSTLEMVATPDHMRGRVGAVNMVCIGASNELGEFRAGVFAEHMGAVSAVVSGAVGTLVVVALWAWSFPELRRVDHLEQAAREPHPNEAEPREAPAAP from the coding sequence ATGGCCTCTCCCGACGCTCCCTCAGCCCCTCCCTCCGTCTTCCAGTACCGCGACTTCCGCTTCTACCAGCTGGCACGCCTGTGCGCGGTGCTCGCCGTGCAAATCGAATCGGTCGCCATCGGCTGGCAGGTGTACGAGTTGACGGGCAGCGCGCTCGCCCTGGGCTACACGGGCCTCGCGCAGTTCCTGCCCTTCCTCGTCTTCGCCCTCGTCGGAGGTCAGGTCGCGGACCGGGTGGATCGGCGCGCCATCATCGTGGTGTGCCAATCCGTCATGCTGCTGTGCAGCCTGCTGCTGCTCTCCTTCACGTTGGGCCATGTCAGTGACGTGCGGTTCGTCTATGGCGTGCTGGTACTCTTCGGCACCGCGCGGGCCTTCTACTCGCCCGCGAGCTCGGCGCTCGTTCCCCGCCTGGTGCCCCCCGAGGCGCTCACGCGCGCGGTGGCCATCAACTCCACCACCTGGCAGGTGGCCACCATCGCCGGTCCCGCCGTGGGCGGGCTCCTCTACGGGTGGGGGGGCGCCAAGGGGGCCTATATCGGTTCGGCCCTGCTGTGCGCGCTCTCCGTGTTGTGGATGCTGTCCCTGAAGGTGCGCACGGGCCAGTCCTCCCGCGAGCCGTTCTCCTTCTCCACGCTGCTGGCCGGGTTCCACTTCGTGCGCCGGCAACGGCTGTTGCTGGGCAGCATCACCCTGGACCTGTTCGCCGTGCTGTTGGGTGGCGCGGTGGCCCTGTTGCCCATCTACGCGCGCGACGTGCTGCACACGGGGCCCTGGGGCATGGGGCTGCTGCGCAGCGCGCCCGCGGTGGGCGCGGCGCTGGTGGCCGTGTTCCTCGCCTCCCGTCCCCTCGGAGGCCGGGCCGGATGGAAGATGTTCATCTCCGTGGCCATCTTCGGCGCGGCCACGCTCGTCTTCGGGGTGAGCCGCTCGCTGCCCCTGTCCGTCGTGGCGCTGGCGATCGCGGGTGCCGCCGACATGGTGAGCGTGGTGGTGCGCAGCACGCTGGAGATGGTGGCCACGCCGGATCACATGCGCGGCCGCGTGGGCGCCGTGAACATGGTCTGCATCGGCGCCTCCAACGAGCTGGGCGAGTTCCGCGCCGGAGTCTTCGCCGAGCACATGGGCGCGGTGTCGGCGGTGGTCTCAGGCGCGGTGGGCACGCTGGTGGTGGTGGCGCTCTGGGCCTGGTCCTTCCCCGAGCTGCGGCGGGTGGACCACCTGGAGCAGGCCGCTCGGGAGCCCCATCCCAACGAAGCGGAGCCCCGGGAGGCCCCCGCGGCTCCGTGA